One Spiroplasma endosymbiont of Nebria brevicollis DNA window includes the following coding sequences:
- a CDS encoding PD-(D/E)XK nuclease family protein encodes MQLNNNLIFKKDTHQYFIKNKELISVSKIIQYYLYEDKNPYENIPFDRLENARLRGETVHKVAELYFKNININNIKDKLLNNIQHLFNKNYLQYCENLLNNLQEFKVNTKYICEQVFTYDIVAGTPDLIYEENNLYTIIDFKTLSNMYKENKEKSILQLTAYYWILKNNGFNLSNIHYIYWIQKDKVEKILVEITKEKLHEWEMAIALWKEDKHGKFNFT; translated from the coding sequence ATGCAATTGAATAATAATTTAATTTTTAAAAAAGATACACATCAATATTTTATTAAAAATAAAGAATTAATTTCAGTTTCTAAAATTATTCAATATTATTTATATGAAGATAAAAATCCTTATGAAAATATACCTTTTGATAGATTAGAAAATGCTAGATTAAGAGGAGAAACTGTTCATAAAGTAGCAGAATTATATTTTAAAAATATAAATATTAATAATATAAAAGATAAATTATTAAATAATATTCAACATTTATTTAATAAAAATTATTTACAATATTGTGAAAATTTATTAAATAATTTACAAGAATTTAAAGTAAATACTAAATATATATGTGAACAAGTATTTACTTATGATATTGTTGCTGGAACACCTGATTTAATTTATGAAGAAAATAATTTATATACAATAATTGATTTTAAAACATTATCAAATATGTATAAAGAAAATAAAGAAAAATCAATATTACAATTAACTGCTTATTATTGAATATTAAAAAATAATGGTTTTAATTTATCAAATATACATTATATTTATTGAATTCAAAAAGATAAAGTAGAAAAAATATTAGTAGAAATAACTAAAGAAAAATTACATGAATGAGAAATGGCAATTGCACTTTGAAAGGAAGATAAACATGGCAAATTTAACTTTACCTAA
- the secDF gene encoding protein translocase subunit SecDF, with protein sequence MNTSSKARKTKNLAFFLRIFSLLIFVSAITISVIFSTTYIENNSKLSIEFAGGYETQVQYNGKGTQKDVVNLLKNRVDPLGTSNVNIESITNGNGKNYKLSLSKDAGVSVEAFVHNAARSGYFYLMDKAGNDLLATKYDDKAKTWSARDKRLKLSDVFSKIIVQNNQASHRPELHFIVKDKEILTDLTAQKDSTFYIYSDIGQLLDYVRNSVEGINLLARFIDRLDPVKDVKERTGLISLLDSNTPGLGNGASVLQLAKKNSHLLDISKNGGFGIAWKYADTVDSTNILSVDTNVDTNTYDPQDRFDPSASEASKKISPMNAWLPYIYNLVRLDDISNILNQDVIDYRYTPYWVGAIKPSSDSLIAAGDEVTGLNLESAEQFQNVLSSGLSENSFTLIGNSPVAPSLGADSLEVIIIVLLVTIITLMVLIIFYYRLLGIIVLITLASFLLFTIVSFTFISGIFAPESLLALIVGFALLVDSVINLLERFKKEHGEGKTLTTAFKAVNKKTLSSSLDNSIIILIVSLVIFWFGTRAIKGFVIMTSIATFGVIVFGILLLRLLLWGMISKNWLEDKSKILGTNIYRKNNIVLNAKISEKEVTSDDKVKNDTNKKSKNKDFAPINSKFKKFINKFKITNSSIFSKSSKWILSGSAVLVIASGVTYSVIGANFASGFDSRTDFIGLATVSGSSTSIDYSVVKTAEDTINEIRPEIKKSTQFDKYFKNINYTLLAGGIRYKFNVNIETNININSQQKDDFIKFLGSITSNSKWTSNSSVSWSKPDQVVSKSGADLLINMIIAISLSFVIILIYIIIRFQLTYVLPLILAIIFGLIMTLAIISLVHIAISTTIVGVLLGVMMLIVMSVMVIFDNIREIKLNNNQTKVLTKEEIIAISNESVQKSLPRTLIINGIILLSSVVIILIIPSFWIMALSMLVGSLVSLIASYFIAPWTWSYFERWRVSRYKKRLNKIKKHFVGPDEYVVEGINE encoded by the coding sequence ATGAACACTTCTTCTAAAGCAAGAAAAACTAAAAACCTTGCCTTTTTTCTAAGAATTTTCAGTTTACTAATTTTTGTTTCAGCAATTACCATCTCAGTTATTTTCAGCACTACTTACATTGAAAATAATAGTAAATTAAGTATTGAATTTGCTGGTGGCTATGAAACGCAAGTTCAATATAATGGTAAAGGTACACAAAAAGATGTTGTTAATTTATTAAAAAATCGAGTTGATCCATTAGGAACAAGTAATGTTAACATTGAAAGCATTACTAATGGTAACGGTAAAAATTATAAATTATCTTTAAGCAAAGATGCTGGTGTTTCGGTTGAAGCATTTGTTCATAATGCTGCACGTAGTGGTTATTTTTATCTTATGGACAAAGCAGGCAATGATTTATTAGCAACAAAATACGATGATAAAGCTAAAACATGATCAGCTCGCGATAAAAGATTAAAATTAAGCGATGTTTTTAGTAAGATTATCGTTCAAAATAATCAAGCTTCACATCGTCCAGAGCTTCATTTTATTGTTAAAGATAAAGAAATTCTAACCGATTTAACAGCCCAAAAAGATTCAACTTTTTATATTTATTCAGATATTGGACAATTATTAGACTATGTTCGTAATAGTGTTGAAGGTATTAATTTACTTGCTAGATTTATAGATAGACTTGACCCAGTAAAAGATGTTAAAGAACGTACTGGTTTAATTTCTCTATTAGATTCTAATACACCCGGACTTGGTAATGGCGCTAGTGTTTTACAATTAGCAAAAAAAAATAGTCATTTACTTGATATTAGTAAAAATGGCGGTTTTGGTATTGCTTGAAAATATGCTGATACCGTAGATAGTACTAATATTCTTTCAGTTGATACTAATGTTGATACTAATACATATGATCCACAAGATCGTTTTGATCCATCAGCTAGTGAAGCTAGTAAAAAAATATCACCTATGAATGCATGATTACCCTATATTTATAATTTAGTACGTCTAGATGATATTTCTAATATTTTAAACCAAGATGTTATTGATTATCGTTATACACCATATTGAGTAGGAGCAATTAAACCAAGTAGTGATTCCTTGATTGCTGCTGGTGATGAAGTTACTGGTCTTAACTTAGAAAGTGCTGAACAGTTTCAAAATGTTCTATCATCAGGATTATCAGAAAATAGTTTTACTTTAATTGGTAATTCACCAGTTGCCCCTTCTTTAGGCGCTGATTCATTAGAAGTAATTATAATAGTTTTATTAGTAACTATTATTACTTTAATGGTGTTAATAATTTTCTATTATCGTTTATTAGGGATTATAGTTTTAATAACGCTTGCTTCATTTTTATTATTCACTATTGTCAGTTTTACTTTTATTAGTGGTATTTTTGCTCCTGAAAGTTTATTGGCTTTAATTGTTGGATTTGCATTATTAGTTGATTCTGTTATTAATTTATTAGAACGTTTTAAAAAAGAACATGGTGAAGGTAAAACTCTAACTACTGCCTTTAAAGCGGTAAATAAAAAAACATTATCATCATCATTAGATAATAGTATTATTATTCTAATTGTTAGTTTAGTTATTTTCTGATTTGGAACAAGAGCCATTAAAGGTTTTGTTATTATGACTTCAATTGCCACTTTTGGAGTTATTGTCTTTGGTATATTATTATTACGATTACTTTTATGAGGAATGATAAGTAAAAATTGATTAGAAGATAAATCAAAAATCCTAGGAACAAATATTTATCGAAAAAATAATATTGTCTTAAATGCTAAGATTAGCGAAAAAGAAGTTACTAGTGATGATAAGGTAAAAAATGATACTAATAAAAAATCAAAAAATAAAGATTTTGCACCAATAAATTCAAAATTTAAAAAATTTATTAATAAATTTAAAATAACTAATTCTAGTATTTTTAGTAAATCAAGTAAATGAATCCTTTCTGGATCTGCTGTTCTTGTCATTGCTTCTGGTGTTACTTATAGTGTTATTGGTGCTAACTTTGCTTCTGGTTTTGATAGCAGAACTGATTTTATTGGTCTAGCTACTGTTAGTGGTTCTTCAACAAGTATTGATTATAGTGTTGTTAAGACTGCTGAAGATACTATTAATGAAATTAGACCAGAAATTAAAAAAAGTACGCAATTTGATAAATACTTTAAAAACATTAACTATACATTGTTAGCAGGTGGAATTAGATATAAATTTAACGTTAATATTGAAACAAATATAAATATTAATAGCCAACAAAAAGATGATTTTATTAAATTTTTAGGATCTATTACTTCTAATTCTAAATGAACTAGTAACTCATCAGTTAGTTGGTCTAAACCTGACCAAGTTGTATCCAAATCAGGTGCTGACTTATTAATCAATATGATTATTGCTATTTCTTTATCATTTGTTATCATCCTGATTTATATTATTATTAGATTCCAATTAACGTATGTGCTACCATTAATTTTAGCTATTATCTTCGGTTTAATTATGACACTTGCTATAATTAGTTTAGTTCATATTGCTATTTCAACAACAATTGTGGGAGTATTATTAGGAGTTATGATGTTAATAGTTATGAGCGTGATGGTTATCTTTGATAACATTCGTGAAATAAAACTTAATAATAATCAAACTAAAGTTTTAACAAAAGAAGAGATTATTGCTATTTCTAATGAAAGTGTGCAAAAATCATTACCAAGAACATTAATAATTAATGGAATTATATTATTATCATCAGTAGTAATAATACTGATTATTCCTAGTTTCTGGATTATGGCACTATCAATGCTAGTAGGCTCACTAGTGAGTTTAATTGCTTCTTATTTTATTGCTCCATGAACGTGAAGTTATTTCGAACGATGAAGAGTATCTCGTTATAAAAAACGTTTGAATAAAATTAAAAAACATTTTGTTGGACCAGATGAATATGTTGTTGAAGGTATAAATGAATAG
- a CDS encoding adenine phosphoribosyltransferase, whose amino-acid sequence MTKDQLQNIIVNIPDFPIKGIQFKDINPILTNPAAFQSTIDIFAKFISEQKATAIVAPEARGFIFGAGVAYKLGIKLVLARKKGKLPSKTYEVEYDLEYGSTILQIHQDALTKDDRVVVIDDLIATAGTINACIELTKKTQAQVVGIASLISLSEFENKHHFNNVPLLEILKF is encoded by the coding sequence ATGACAAAAGACCAATTGCAAAATATTATTGTAAATATTCCTGACTTTCCTATTAAGGGCATTCAGTTTAAAGATATTAATCCGATATTAACTAATCCAGCAGCATTTCAAAGCACAATTGATATTTTTGCCAAGTTCATTAGTGAACAAAAAGCAACTGCTATTGTTGCTCCCGAGGCTAGAGGTTTTATTTTTGGTGCTGGCGTTGCCTATAAATTAGGCATCAAATTGGTATTGGCACGAAAAAAAGGAAAACTACCTAGTAAAACTTATGAAGTAGAGTATGATTTAGAATATGGTAGTACAATATTACAGATTCATCAAGATGCACTTACTAAAGATGATAGAGTAGTAGTTATTGATGACCTGATTGCTACTGCAGGGACCATTAACGCTTGTATTGAATTAACTAAAAAAACGCAAGCCCAAGTAGTAGGAATTGCTAGTTTAATTTCATTATCAGAGTTTGAAAATAAACATCATTTCAATAATGTTCCACTATTAGAAATACTTAAATTTTAA
- a CDS encoding Holliday junction DNA helicase RuvB C-terminal domain-containing protein: MRVLSLIYIFIKSIPIFYTATLNEEVKNVEIHYEPLLIQHGLICKTTQGRKITKIGKNYIINNQKVFK, encoded by the coding sequence ATGAGAGTATTATCTCTCATTTATATTTTTATTAAATCTATACCTATTTTTTATACGGCCACTTTAAATGAAGAAGTAAAAAACGTTGAAATTCATTATGAACCATTATTAATTCAGCATGGTTTAATTTGTAAAACAACACAAGGTCGTAAAATTACAAAGATAGGTAAAAACTATATTATCAATAATCAAAAAGTATTTAAATAA
- a CDS encoding RelA/SpoT family protein codes for MDNLTCKDFNQLLVEAKTFIKDEKQIEKITVAYEYALKKHKGQFRKNGDPYVYHVLSTAYNLVLWHLDIASIEAGFLHDILEDTPTTFEELAIDFGLEVADLVLAVTKVSHFAKEKRKEIKANYLRKLYLSLAHDIRVIIIKMADRLHNIRTINFLSKEKQQIIAKETLEVYASIAHRLGMRQLQSELEDRSFAVLNPKEYTKIDNLINIDREKRENLVNAIIQELSKTLSQHKKLIFKIYGRSKNLYSIYRKMYYFGKDFDDIHDILAIRVITNTLDSCYAILGYIHQSFTPVPGRFKDYIATPKNNMYQSLHTSVVFDNEIYELQIRTDEMEDFAEAGAASHWRYKDGEAKNPKKRQAEIDEKLNIFQEILNLNAMNQFVDDNVVEEDNAKYSNLEKEIKQDIFSDLIYVLTPNGNVITLPLGATILDFAYKVHTEIGDTTVGARINGTYSSINTVLKSGDIVEIKTSKTAHPNRDWLSIVKTNFAQHKIKKYLNKQEELLNQEIKLKDLENKEKIKKAKEKMENYIIENHVRWKIAKRSIIMSRIRSLKYKTYEDFCLDVANGAYTTEQAVTNILYTDSLTFQELKIKKYSEMNLNSNNDILIENAPNIKTSLAHCCLPIPDEPIAGYITKGQGIKVHRVICPNVSLPERKERVIETIWNLLVTNNRTYNSSILIQYLDRPALMTDILNILGYLKAQIQSIEANNKLIINRTGTLKILIKVSNIERLQQIISSIKKIPDIITINRIIM; via the coding sequence ATGGATAATTTGACTTGTAAAGACTTTAATCAACTGTTAGTGGAAGCTAAAACATTTATTAAAGATGAAAAACAAATTGAAAAAATTACTGTTGCTTATGAATATGCACTTAAAAAACATAAGGGACAATTTCGTAAAAACGGTGACCCCTATGTTTATCATGTATTATCAACAGCATATAATTTAGTTCTTTGACATTTAGATATTGCTTCAATCGAAGCTGGATTTTTACATGATATTTTAGAAGATACACCAACGACATTTGAAGAGTTAGCAATTGATTTTGGACTAGAAGTTGCTGATTTAGTATTAGCAGTAACAAAAGTTAGCCATTTTGCTAAAGAAAAACGAAAAGAAATTAAAGCTAATTATTTACGTAAATTATATTTAAGTTTAGCTCATGACATTCGTGTTATTATTATTAAAATGGCAGATAGATTGCATAATATCAGAACAATTAATTTTTTAAGTAAAGAAAAACAACAAATCATTGCTAAAGAAACACTAGAAGTTTATGCTTCTATTGCCCATCGTTTAGGAATGCGTCAATTACAATCAGAATTAGAAGACCGTTCATTTGCTGTTCTTAATCCTAAAGAATACACAAAAATTGATAATTTAATTAATATTGATCGTGAAAAACGTGAAAATTTAGTCAATGCTATCATTCAAGAATTAAGTAAAACTTTATCACAGCATAAAAAATTAATTTTTAAAATTTATGGTCGTAGTAAAAACTTATATTCTATTTACCGTAAAATGTATTATTTTGGAAAAGATTTTGATGATATTCATGATATTTTAGCAATTAGAGTTATTACTAATACGCTTGATAGTTGTTATGCAATTTTAGGTTATATTCATCAAAGTTTTACTCCTGTCCCAGGAAGATTTAAAGACTATATTGCTACTCCCAAAAATAATATGTATCAATCTTTGCATACTTCAGTTGTCTTTGATAATGAAATTTATGAACTACAAATTCGAACTGATGAAATGGAAGATTTTGCCGAAGCAGGGGCAGCTTCTCATTGACGATATAAAGATGGTGAAGCAAAAAACCCCAAAAAACGTCAAGCTGAAATTGATGAAAAACTAAATATTTTCCAAGAAATTTTAAACTTAAATGCTATGAATCAGTTTGTTGATGATAATGTCGTTGAAGAAGATAATGCAAAATATAGTAATTTAGAAAAAGAAATTAAACAAGACATTTTTAGCGATTTAATTTATGTTTTAACACCTAATGGTAATGTTATAACATTACCATTAGGCGCTACTATTTTAGATTTTGCCTACAAAGTTCATACTGAAATTGGTGATACAACAGTAGGAGCGCGAATTAATGGTACTTATTCATCAATTAATACTGTTTTAAAATCTGGTGATATTGTTGAAATCAAAACTTCAAAAACTGCCCACCCTAATCGTGACTGATTAAGTATTGTTAAAACTAATTTTGCCCAACATAAAATCAAAAAATATTTGAATAAACAAGAAGAATTGTTAAATCAAGAAATCAAACTTAAAGATTTAGAAAATAAAGAAAAAATTAAAAAAGCAAAAGAGAAGATGGAAAACTATATTATTGAAAACCATGTTCGATGAAAAATTGCCAAACGTAGTATTATCATGTCACGAATTAGATCGTTAAAATATAAAACATATGAAGATTTTTGCTTAGATGTTGCTAATGGTGCTTATACCACTGAGCAAGCAGTTACTAATATTTTATATACTGATTCATTAACTTTTCAAGAACTAAAAATTAAAAAATATTCAGAAATGAATTTAAACAGTAATAATGATATTTTAATTGAAAATGCTCCTAACATTAAAACATCGTTAGCCCACTGTTGTTTACCAATTCCTGATGAACCAATTGCTGGTTATATTACTAAAGGACAAGGAATTAAAGTACATCGTGTTATTTGTCCTAATGTTAGTTTACCTGAACGAAAAGAACGTGTCATTGAAACAATTTGAAATTTACTAGTAACTAATAATAGAACTTATAACTCAAGTATTCTAATTCAATACTTAGATCGCCCAGCATTAATGACTGATATTTTAAATATTTTAGGTTACTTAAAAGCTCAAATTCAAAGTATTGAAGCTAATAATAAATTAATAATTAATCGTACAGGAACATTAAAAATTTTAATTAAAGTTTCTAATATTGAACGATTACAACAAATCATTTCATCAATTAAAAAGATTCCTGATATTATTACAATAAATAGAATAATTATGTAA
- a CDS encoding recombinase RecT, whose amino-acid sequence MANLTLPKNINKSKIQQFTNYYELTKLNDKKLSTLNPQSVINTLATIFELDLSNNPIKKEIALIPYGNELQVQIQEDGFLTLLQRSNCVIDFQREIITDKHIFNKETQRWELEPSKIFENKIIIGYYGMILIKNYLDKPIRFIKGMTKQECEEHRKKYSKANGNSPWNTSFNAMALKTVIKAIIRDINKDPSIKLENQNIVDRAMQIDQAIVLDNENIMYVDNPNNDNKEIKLKEIEESKEEININYEQIQNNIDNLDKVVFSNE is encoded by the coding sequence ATGGCAAATTTAACTTTACCTAAAAATATAAATAAATCAAAAATACAACAATTTACTAACTATTATGAATTAACAAAATTAAATGATAAAAAATTATCTACTTTAAATCCACAATCAGTGATTAATACTTTAGCAACTATATTTGAATTAGATCTTTCAAATAATCCAATTAAAAAAGAAATTGCTTTAATTCCTTATGGAAATGAATTACAAGTACAAATTCAAGAAGATGGTTTTTTAACTTTATTACAACGTTCAAATTGTGTTATTGATTTTCAACGAGAAATTATTACTGATAAACATATTTTTAATAAAGAAACTCAACGTTGAGAATTAGAACCTAGTAAAATATTTGAAAATAAAATAATAATTGGTTATTATGGTATGATTTTGATTAAAAATTATTTAGATAAACCAATTAGATTTATTAAAGGTATGACTAAACAAGAATGTGAAGAACATAGAAAAAAATATAGTAAAGCAAATGGTAATAGTCCATGAAATACTAGTTTTAATGCTATGGCACTTAAAACAGTTATTAAAGCAATTATTAGAGATATTAATAAAGACCCTAGTATTAAATTAGAAAATCAAAATATTGTTGATAGAGCAATGCAAATTGATCAAGCAATAGTATTAGATAATGAAAATATAATGTATGTTGATAATCCAAATAATGATAATAAAGAAATTAAATTAAAAGAAATTGAAGAATCAAAAGAAGAAATAAATATTAATTATGAACAAATACAAAATAATATTGATAATTTAGATAAGGTAGTATTTAGTAATGAATAA